The following are from one region of the Brienomyrus brachyistius isolate T26 chromosome 13, BBRACH_0.4, whole genome shotgun sequence genome:
- the zgc:153993 gene encoding apoptosis regulator BAX — MAAFPEKSDPYQQDAATGGEDTVDDKIMEQGAVVFRGYVIQRISTDDPEVRLAPEDLGGKPNEGQEPKTKEVVACLIHITDELNRDGELDNLINSIDTDSSKNVFFTVAKQIFSDDVTWGKVVALFHFAYKLVYKALTKKNSDIIHNIISWLLEFIRENVSLWIRQQGGWEGMLQNVLNWHSVTIIAAGILSGALLYWKMSN, encoded by the exons ATGGCAGCTTTTCCTGAAAAATCCGATCCGTATCAACAAGACGCAGCTACTGGCGGGGAAG ACACAGTTGATGATAAAATAATGGAGCAAGGAGCGGTCGTTTTCAGAGG ATACGTTATACAGAGAATAAGCACAGATGACCCTGAAGTGCGTTTGGCTCCCGAAGATCTGGGCGGAAAACCAAACGAAGGACAGGaaccaaaaacaaaggaagtggTGGCATGTCTGATCCATATTACTGACGAGCTCAACAGGGATGGTGAACTTGATAA CCTAATCAATAGCATTGATACTGATTCTTCCAAGAATGTGTTCTTCACCGTGGCGAAACAGATTTTCTCCGATGACGTAACGTGGGGCAAAGTGGTTGCGCTTTTTCATTTTGCGTACAAACTTGTATACAAG gcactgacaaaaaaaaactctgaCATCATCCACAACATCATTAGCTGGCTACTGGAGTTCATCAGGGAAAACGTTTCTTTATGGATCAGGCAGCAAGGTGGATGG GAGGGTATGTTACAGAATGTGCTGAACTGGCACTCTGTGACCATCATTGCAGCAGGGATCCTTTCGGGGGCGCTGTTGTACTGGAAGATGTCTAACTGA